GCGCCTAGAATCAGCCCACTGTAGAGGCTGTGGCGCACTAGGCCATACACCCCAGTTTGCACCAGTTCCCCAGACTCTCTGGGGTAAGGCAGCGGCGTTAGATTTTTGCCCAAATCGACCAGCCCCTTAGCCAAAAAGAGCGTAGCTACACCCACGAGCAGTACAGCTATCCCACGAGCGCTGTTGATGGCCGCCGCGGGAATCTGCTCTAAAGCCGCAGGCTGATAGCGCGGCAGCCCAAAAAATCCCATCAGTAGGATGATCTGGGCCAGCAGCCAGTACTCTCCCCGCTGCCCCTTCCAGCTATCTCGCGTAAATCCCCAATCTGTAAATAAGCTCATAGTCTAACGACGTTCTTTTCAGCTTATTTTAGGGCTTCTGCTGATAGGGGTACCCTCCTGCGGCCTTTCTAGGGCTTCCACGCCCGAGTCACCTGGTCTATCTGGGCCCGCTCCGGTTCACTCAACTGCCACCCCAAAGCTCCGGCATTCTGAGCCGCCTGACGAGCATTTTTAGCGCCAGGGATAGGAACGACGTTGCCTTGGGCTATAAGCCAGTTCAGGGCGACTTGGGCCGGGGTGCGATCGTACCGTTCACCAATGGTCTGCAGAGTTTGAATCACGGGCGCTAGTTTTACTAGGGCCTGCTTGCTAAACTGTGGCGCTAGACTGCGGGCTCCGCTGGGCGTTTGATAGTTTTCCGGAGTATATTTGCCAGTCAGTAGACCTTGAGCCAAAGGGCTATAGGCCAGAATGGTGATCCCCAATTCGCGGGCGGTCTCTAGAATGCCGTTGGTTTCAACGTGGCGGTGCAGCAGGGAATACTGCACCTGGTTTACCGCCAGCGGAATTCCCCGTTCTGCTAAATATTTGTGGGCTTCTCGCATTTGCTGAGCTGAGTAGTTGCTCACCCCGATCGCCTGAATTCGGCCCTGCTGAACCTCATCTGCTAAGGCATTCATCAAAGATTTTTGGCTCAGAAAGAAGTCTAGGTGAGCGTGCACCTGATATAGCGCCACAGTAGGAACCTGCAGGCGCTTGAGGCTGGCTGTTAGAGCATCAGCAACCGCTTGAGACGAGAACCGCCAGGGCAAAGGAAAATACTTAGTGGCAATCATCACAGGCTGATTTGTTGCCTTCATAAACTGACCCAGCAGCTTTTCTGAGTCTCCTAGCCCGTAGATCTCAGCGGTATCAAAGAAATTAACGCCGCCTTCCAAGGCCGCCTGGAATGCTGCCTGAACATCCTCAGCTCCGTAGTCTTTGCCATAGTTCCAGAACAGGGAATCACCCCAGGCCCAAGTACCGATCCCCAAAGCGGGAATGACCGGACCTGTGGTTCCTAGGGTGACGGTTTGAATGGTGGCTGGTTCAGGCATGCTTCCTCCAAGAGTGAGCGTTTCTTTTCAAGATAACGTCACAATTTGTTAACTGGGGGCAACGCCTGAGCTGGCTAGGGGCCAGAGAAGATGGCTTCGCTAAGATCCTGCCGACTGAGAGAGTATTTGAAAATGCGCTGGATGTCTTGGCCGTCTGGGCTGGCTTTGAGATAGCGCACAACAATGGAGTCGATATCGAGGGTCAGATCAGCCTGCCAAGCCGCTCGCTCTACGTGCCACTGATGGGGCGATCCGGGTTCCTGCTCGCAGTTTTGCTCTCGGAGCCACTGCTCAATGTCGGGTAGGGGATGGTTGTACAGAGGCGTGTCAGCAGACGTCATAGCTGTGAGATTTGGGTAGGGACTAAAGGCTTAAGGGATAAAACAGAAACAAGCAGCTATCAGAACTGGGCTACAGCCACTCCAGTACGATGCGGGCAGGCGCTCTACTCGGTTGTCGGGAGGAAACTCGCGGTTGAGCGAGGGGCGGCTCTACCAAAGATTCAGGGCTGGCCTCAGCCGAGTCGGCTAAGTCAGAGGTGTCTGCTGGAGCTGGCAATGGGTCTGGGTTAGTGCTTTGGACTGAAGGGGAAGGGGCCAGGTTCTCCAGAGGTGCCTCGGCGTTATTCTGCGCGAAACCGGAAGAGACTGTCGGTTCTGGCGGTGCAGCCATCACCTGCTCTGTGGGCAGCAAGTCTTCAGGTTGCGGTATGGCTAAGGCCGCCTCTCCCTGGGTTAAGCCAATGGTGGCTACGAGCACCAGACAGGCTACAAAAGTGATTCCTAAAATAAAAAGAGCAAAAATTTCCCCTGCTGACAGGGGCCGATCGTTGGGGTCGAGGTAGGCGTTTGACTTGTATTCTCGCCGCTTGAGTGAGACGGGGGTATTGAGATCAGCCGGGGGCTGAATCACGGAAATGCGGGAATAGCCCATCTGTTGATCATAGGCCCAGCGCCGCTCGGAACTGCTGAGGGTGGCGTAGGCTTCGTTGAGCAGCTGAAACTTTTCAGTGGCAACGGAGGCGGGCAGATCGGTAGTGTCGGGATGATAGAGCTTGCTGAGATCCCGATAGGCACGACGAATCTGCTGGGCGCTGGCAGTGGGTTTGATGCCCAGGCGCTGATAGTGAGTCTTGGGTTCAGTGTCCGGCTCTGGCATGCGTCCTTCAGGCAGCGATCAGCAGTAAGCGGGTGCAATGGGCTCAAGGGAGCGGGTCAGACGGATTTGGGCCAAGGTAAAAACAACGGGGATAATGCGGCCGTGATTGGTTGCGATCGCACGCCAGCCCAAATCGGCAAAAAACCACATCCACAGCATAGGCCCGACCCAAGCTAGTAACGATCGAGTGGTACCATAACGCGCCGCATTCACTGCCATTCCCCGAGAGGCCATCCGCATCGCTACTCGGCTCTGAATTTGGGTGGCTAGGGCTGCGCCGCCGCGCCCGAGGGTTTGCTTAGCTACCTCATAGCGAGCCATGTGCAGAGCAAACTGGCGGGCAATCTGCTGCAGCAACCAGGGCTTGACTACTGAACTCACGGCTAGGGCGGTGCTGCCCTTGAGGAAAATGCCCATCGGGTTGGTCTGCAGGGGCAGAGGCAGGGAGTGAAATTGAGGTGAGGTCGCCAGCGACTCGCAGATCTCCTGCTGTAGCTGCTTGCGATCGCGAGCAGAAAGCTTATTCCAAGCTTGCTCTAGCAGGTGTAAAAAGATTTCAGCCTCTAGCTCTTCAGCGGAGAGGGCTTCACTATAAGGAAGATTGAGGTGTTTGCAAACCTGGACCAGCACCTGCCGATAGCTGATCTGTTCATGGCGGCGGCTAATGACCGTAAGGCCATCGGCAGCCAAAAACCTAAAGCGCTCTTCCAACAAATCCAACTGTTCCTGGCGGGTGCGGCTCTGTACCGTCAGCGGATCGGGCGCATAGAGGTAGTCGAGCGGGTTGAATTTGGGGCGAAAGAGCATATCGGTCAGCGCCTGTAGCTCTTCTTCTGTCGCCAGCTCCAGGGCAGATCGCAGTTCGTCCACCACATGCCACCGTCCTTGATATACTGCCCCTTATTCTGACACACTTCCAATCAGGTGGGCAGATACAGCCGCTCCAGCAAAGGCGTTTGGGGGAAACAAGGTGGTTTGGGATGTGGTAGTAGTCGGTGCAGGCATGGCCGGTCTTTTGTGTGCCCGGCGGCTGGAGCAGGCTGGGTACCAGGTGCGAGTTCTGGAAAAGTCGCGGGGACTTGGCGGGCGCATGGCGACTCGGCGAGTGAATGATCAGCCCATCGATCACGGCTGCCGCTTCATCACACCCACGACGCCTTTGATAGACCAGCTAGTGCAGCAGCTAGAGCTTCAAGGTTTGGTACGACCTTGGCAGCCAGCGAGCTACAAAGTCACCCCAGACGGCCAGTTGGCTGTGGCTGCGCCAAAAGAATGGTGGGTAGCACCTCAGGGTATGACAGCTATTCCCAAGCACCTGGCAGAGAATCTAGGCATTGACCGACAGACCCGCGTTTTGGGGCTAGAAGCGGCAACAGACAGCTGGCAGATCAGTTTAGACGAGGGCAGCGCAGCCGCTAGCGAACCGCTTACCGCTCAAGCTGTTGTGCTAGCAGTACCAGCACCTCAGGCTTTAGAAATCTTGCAAACCGTCAAAACCCAGCTCGATCCTGCAGTCTGGCAAGGCTTAGAGGCCGTAACTTTTGAGGCTTCTATTACAGTCTTTGCAGGCTACAGCAGCTTGCCTGAGACCAGATTGGCCGCAGGTTCAGAAGGATGGATGGTCTATGGCAACCCCGACACGCCCTTTACTTGGGTTGGGTTAGACAGCGGTAAGCGCGATTGCGCCTCGGTGCCAACGGTCGTGATTCAGAGTTGCGATCGCTTTGCTCAACCCTACCTATCGGCCCCCGATCTAACCGAGGCTGGACGGCATCTGCTGGAGCAAACCGCCCAAATCTTGGAGAAAACCCTTGGGCCAAGTCTAAGGCAGCCTGACTGGATTCAGGTTCACCGCTGGCGGTACGCAACGACAAAAAGTCCTTTTCCCAAGCAGAGCCTGGTGACAGCTAAGCCTTTGCCCCTAGTCTGCTGCGGCGACTGGTGCGGCGGTTTCGACGTCAACACAGCGGCAGCGTCTGGCTGGACAGCAGCTGAAGAAATTCACAATCTTTTAAGCGAAGACTCTGCTCAGTTCTCCCTCCAAACATCGCTGGTTTGAAAACACGCAGTTGGAGGAAACTGACCTAGAGGCGCTAAAACTTTTTTAAGCTGGCACGGGCTGGCGGGCAAAAGCCCGCGCTGTATTCAAAGCCCGACCGGAACAGTGCCGAAATTTAGAACAGCGGCTAGTTGCCTGCTGCTGCGTAATCGGTATCTTGTTCATCTGTTGCCCTTTCTTCACCTTCGCTGCGGTTATTGCGTCTGAAGAAACGCTGATTTCCAGAGCGTTTCTTGCGAAAACGACGAGCATAAGCCTGGTTACGAAGTGCTTTCTCTTTTTTGGGATTGCGGCGCTTTGCCATAACTGACCTCAGACAGAACACTGATCACCGATGAGCAAAAAGCCGCTCCTTCGCAGCAGATCAGCAAAATTTTGGGCTGTCTGAGATCCGGATACTCACCTTTTGACGTCATGACCAGACGTACACTTTAACACACGACTGCAATCGCTGTGAAAGGGAGATAGTGTCTAACTCCCCCCCAAAACTGCTCGAAAGAATGACAGTAATTGGCTGCGATTTAAGCGGTCTGTAGGGGCCGCCTCCTAAGCTGGAAACGGCCTTTGAAAGAGACACAGCTACGGGTGTTGAAGCTGCTCCTTGGCCCACTGGAGAGCCTCTGCTTGAGTGGTGATTTCACCCTCTGCCTGAACAATCTGAATGGCTTCCAGCAGCTCGCCAATTTGCGGCCCTGGGCGTAGATTCAAATGCTGCATTAGGTCACGCCCGCTCAACAAAGGACAAGGATGAGCGACCGGATCGTGAGGGTCTAGGTATCTCTGAATTAAAGAGCCTATGGCAGGTTCGGACAGCCCTTGAGCCAGCCCCAGCAGAGCAATGCCCAAAAAACTAGATCCAGATGCTTTAAACAGCATGTACTGCTGTCGGCGAGAGAGTGCTTCGACCTGGGTGCTTTGCAGGTACAGCCAACCCTTGAGAATAGCCACCACCGCCTGCTGCTCAGCTCGACTGTACTTTAGGCGGCTCATCTCAACCTCTGCCGTATTGGGGTCGGCTGACACTAGCTGGCTGAGCTTGGTGGCCTTAAGCCAAGAGCGGTGCAGCCCCGGCACCGACTGCTCACGAACCCAGCCGGTCAGGAGATCGGCGTAGCTGGGCCAGCTCTGCTGCAGGGCGACGAAAGCATGGTCGATGTTTTTCAGCGCTGTTAGCTGCTCTTGAGTGACGTAGGGCAGCCAGGTGCCTAACAGGCCATCTTGCCAAGCCATCTGCAGCAGAGCAGTGCCCTCTGCAAAGCTTAGGAGGCAGTCTAGTTCTCCTCTAACCCGCTCGGCAGCAACTTGACTGAGCAATTTAACCAGCGTGCGGATGGTGACTTGAGTCTCTGCATCTACGCTAAAGCCCAACTGAGCTGCCTGCCGGTAAGCTCGCAGTAGGCGCAATGGATCTTCTGCTAGGTTCTGGGGGGCGATCATGCGCAGGGTGCGCTTTTGCAGATCGAGGTGCCCGTTGACCGGATCTAGCAGCGATTCACTATGGGGATGATATGCGATCGCATTAATCGTAAAGTCTCGGCGGTACAGGTCGGCTTCTAGGCTGCTGCCAATCTGTTGGGCAAAGTCTACAGTGGCGTTGTCAAAAACAACTCGGGCAATCTGGTGCTCACTATCGAGCACGACAAACCCTGCCCCATAGTGATGAGCAATGGTACGAGCCGTTTCAATTGCTTTTTCTGGTAAGACAAAATCTAGGTCAAGATACTCTGCTTGACGCCCTAGGAGAGCATCTCGCACGCTGCCACCGACTAAGTAGGCACTGTCCGGTAAAAAGGCCAGCTCAAAAGGCCAGGACTGAGGTGAAAGGGCCGACTGTTCAGTGGGCACGGTAGTTAGGATTCGAGACAGTGTGGGACTCAATGACCCCCCATAGAATTTATTACAGCAGTCAAAAGAGATCCCGGCATCTCTAAATCAGGAGAAGGGCACGTCTAAGGGCATAGCTTTTCATTTTGCAACATCCACTGCCTGCCGGGGATGCTCTTTAAAGACTTGAGCTAGAGTATCAAAAAAGGATGCCAATCAGTACGTCGCCAACCAGGGTGCCTAGAGCTTGGCGCTAGTTTTTAGCTTAACGGGGCTTTGCCCTAAAAGAAATGAGGGGGAAACGCTTATGTGCATTTGCATAAATTGCCACTATGTTGATCGCTGCACAACTTACCATGCGGTCGAGGGTCAGCATCAGCAGCCCCATTTAACTGAGTCTCCTAGTTTTGAAGCCGTAGAGCCAACAATCAACGTTAATATCCGCCAACAGGATGACCTGATTGAGATGGAGTGGGATGTGGTTGGCTGCGAGAGCTTCCGCGAAGAATCGGGCAAGTGGGCCCGGCTCCGGCCTGGTGAACTTATTCCTACCTAGCAGGTCAATGGATTGACCGCGCTGTGCCTAAATCCGGCCTGCCCCCAACCCCAAAATCCTGCTGAGCACCTATTTTGTCAGAGCTGCGGGCAGCCTCTACGCTTGGGGCAGCGGTACTTGGCGCTTAAGGTGTTGGGGCAGGGCGGGTTTGGTCGAACCTTTTTGGCTGCCGATACGACTGTGGGCCTGTCTGAGCTTTGTGTCATTAAGCAAAATTGGGGTCGCGATCGCAACTCCACCGAGGCCTCTCAACGCTTTCGAGCAGAGGCAGAACGGCTGCAAGAGCTAGGCGGCCATCCTCAAATCCCCCAGTTGCTCGACTACTTTGAGCTAGAAAGTGGTCAGTTTTTGGTGCAGGAATATGTGCCAGGGCCAACTCTAGAAGACCTGCTGGCCCGTCAGGGGGCGTTTGACGAACAGCGCCTGCGTCGCCTGCTGATGGAGGTGTTGCCGGTGCTGCAGTTTATTCACAGCCGCCAGATCGTTCACCGAGACATTAAACCCGCCAATTTAATTGCGCCGTCTCGACCTGGCCTGCTAGCGTTGGTGGATTTTGGGGCCTCTAAAGCCATTGATGCAGCGAGCGGGGCTAAAAAGGCAGGAACTGTGATCGGCAGCGCTGGCTATGTTGCCCCTGAGCAGGCGTTGGGGCAGGCAACCTTTGCCAGCGATCTCTACAGTTTGGGGGTGACCTGCATTCACCTGCTAACCGGGCTTCACCCTTTTGATCTGTACTCTATCAGCGAAGACCGTTGGACCTGGCGCACCTATGTCCAGTCTCCGGTCAGTCTCAAGCTGGCTCGCACGCTAGACCGGATGCTGGCTCGTAGTCTGCGTCAGCGCTACGCTTCGGCAGATGCGGTGCTGGCCGATCTCAATCGGCTGCCTCAACTAGGAGCACTACCGGGCGGCGGCAGAACCAAGCACTCACGCTTGAAGCGACGGGCGGCGCAAGAGCCAGCTGCGCCTGCCACCCCAGGCTGGCAGCGAGTTCGCACGATTACCCAACCGGGTGGGGTGGTTAATGGGCTGGCCGTGAGCCCTAATGGACGTGCGATCGCAACCGCCTCCAGTGATCAGTCTGTACGCTTATGGGATTTGTCCGACGGCAGCTTAATCCGCACCTTTGCCAAGCGCTTGGGCTTTTGGGGAGCCGGGCACCAGGATGCCGTCACGGGCGTCAGCTTCAGTCCCGATGGCTACACGCTATACAGTGCCAGCCAGGATGGCGTCTTAAAAGCTTGGGACTTGGCCACCTACCAGCTCCAGTGGCAGCAGCAGTTTCCGGGCTGGGGTACCGCCGCCCTGGTGCTCACCCCCGATGGCCAAACCCTGATTACTGCTGGAGGCGCAGGCAAGATTCAGATTTGGGATGTGCCCTCCGGCCAGCTTCGAACCACCCTGGCTCATCACCAAGACTGGGTCAGCAGCTTGGCCCTAAGCGCCGACGGTCAGCGGCTTGCCAGCGGTAGTTGGGACAAGACCCTGCGCCTCTGGCACGTGCCCACGGGTCGCCTGCTGCAAACGCTAACCACTGTCGCTGCTCAAGTCACCGCCGTAGCCTGGGACGTCAGTGGCGACAGAATTTACAGCGGCGATAGTCAGGGAATGGTGCAGACCTGGCAGCCGCAGCAGTCAAGCCAGGGTCGCCTGCTCAGTCAACAGGCTGACGCAATTACAATTCTGGTTCCCAGTAAGGATGGTCGCTGGCTGGCAACGGGCAGCGCAGACGGCACTCTAAATGTCTGGGATATGCGAGTCAAGGCCCGATCTGCCATTCTTAAACACAGTTGGGGCGTGCGATCGGCTGCCTTTACGGTTGACAGTCAAACCTTAATCAGCAGCGGGGCAGATGAGACCCTGCAGATTTGGCAACCGCTGCCTAAAGATTAATGCTCCCATCGATACGTTAGGCGCTAGTACTCTAGGAAAAGCAGGTTGAAGTCATCAGGGGCGCTGGGAGCACTGGCTGCTCGGCTACTAGGCAAGTACACGTTACTGGTTGGGGCCGAGGCTTGTCCGTTGTTTGTGTTTCGGAGTTGCTGTGCCCCCTCTTCTAGAGCACTGGTGTGGGCGTCAAGCTCTTCTAAGCGCTGCTTAATCTGCTGCTGCCGCTCCTCCAGGCTCTGCAGTTCCTGCTGCAGGCGCTTCTTTTCCACAGTCAGCTTGTACATGTCCAAGTAGTGAGCAGCCTCAGTCCGCTGGCGGGGCAGGGTGCTGATTTTGGGCAGGATTTTGCGCTGGATGCGGCGAGGGTACATAGGGAGTCTCCAAGGGGGCGGCGGCAGCTTTCGTGATCAGATTTGTTGCCCTCAGCGTACCCAGCCGCGCAGGTGACTAACAGACTTAACAAGCTTTGACCAAGCCCGTTGTAACCCAAGGAATTAATCTTGAGCCAACCCTAAATTTTGTGACACCGTACCCTGCGCTACAGCCCTTTCTCTAGCTTGCCGGAAGGATTAGAAAATCCTGATCTGTCGGAAGTGGTCTGAGGCGACTGAAGACCTAGCTGGTTTGGTTGGGCCAGGCAGGCTGATGACAATCTAAAGTTTTAACGATGGCTGAACTCTCGTGTCCTTGCCTTATATTCCTCAAGTAATTGTTTGCGGTCTGGGCCGGGCCGGCTACCGGATCTTCATGCTGCTGCGGCAGCAAGGTGCCCAGGTGGTTGGGATTAGCGACAAGCCCCTGGATATCGGTGATAGCGCTATCGTGGTGGGCAACTTGCGATCGCAAGACACCCTCAAAGCCGCCAGCATTGAGCAGGCCCACACCCTGCTGCTGGCCAGTTCAGACGACGCGTTAAACCTAGCCATTCTCACCCAGGCCCGACTGCTCAATCCTAAAATCCGCATTATCAATCGCCTGTTCAACGCCAGCCTGGGAGAACGCCTCGATCAGACTCTGCCTCAGCACGTCAGTATGAGCGTGGCGGCTCTAGCGGGGCCGCTCTTTGCCTTTGCCGCCCTAGGCAATCGGGCCATCGGTCAGATTGAGCTTTTTGGCACAACCTGGGCCATGCACGAAGAGTACATCGATGCCGATCACCCCTGGAATGGCCGCCTGCTCAAGAGCCTCTGGGAAGATCGGGGACGGATGCTGATTTACTACCACTCTAGCACGGCTGAGATCGATCTAATCTCGGCCGTGCTAGAAGGGGAGGTTTTGCATACAGGAGATCGGCTGATTGTAGCTACTCGGCCCCAACTGCAAAAGCCCCGCTCTCAGCCCATGCCCTATCTCTGTATGGCGGGCGGGCTGCTGTGGGTTGCGATCGCAACCCTTATTACCCCTCACCACCCCTTCTGCAGCAAATCAATCCAGTCTGTCGCCAAACAGGCCGATCTCGTTCCCCTATACCTAGAAACCCGAGGCCAGACCCTGCACGGGTTTGCGCTCCTAAACGCAATCCTCAACAGCGGCGACATTCTCTATCTGACACTGCCTGCCCATGGCTTAGAGCAGCTCTGGCGGCATACCTCCCTGCTGGTTTCTCCCTGAGGATGCGCTGTTAAAACATTAAGTCCTTAACGGCATCCGAAATAGTGCGGAACCCAGCTGAAGTCCTTCTTAGAGCAAGAGATAAATCAGGTGAATCTAGGCAAGCTTCATCTGATTTTCCCCAATAGGATGACAGTGAAATCAACAGAAGGATATGTCTCAACTTCCTTCCTCGTACTGCACAGTACTCCTACCAAAATCCTTAACTGAGGTCCAAGGAGGTCCCCAAATGCCTGAAAATACAACCTTTCAAATCTTTTGGCAGTCCGGCGTCTCTGTTGCAGGCTTTTTACTACTAGTAATTCTGTTAGCCTAGCGCTGGATTTTAAACTCCAGTAGCTGGTCCAGTGCCTGATCAATATTCTGTTTTACCGAGTCTGCAGAGGTCGCCAGCGCCTGGTGCTGGGCCTCAGTCAGAGACAGTTCCAGAACCGTTTCAACCCCTTTCTGCCCAATTCGGCAGGGCACTCCCAAATAGAGATCTTCAAGGCCGTATTGGCCCTCTAAATAGGCCGCAACCGGCAAAATGCGGGACTGATTATAGAGAATCGCCTCAACCATCACGCAAATAGCAGACGCTGGCGCATAATAAGCCCCGCCCTGCTTAAGCAGTTGGACAATCTCAGCCCCCCCATTGCGAGTTCGCTCAATCAGCCGCTCTAATGTGGCGGCATCAACTAGTTCCGTCACCGGGATGCCGCTGACCGTCGAGTACTGGGGCAAAGGCACCATCAGGTCACCGTGCCCTCCCAGCACCAACGCCGAAACATCCCCTGGCGGTACTCCCAACTCCATCGCAATAAAGGTTTGGAATCGAGCTGAATCCAACACCCCAGCCATGCCCATCACCCGCTCAGCTGGCAAACCGCTCACCTTCCAGGCCAGATACGTCATCACATCAAGCGGATTGGTGACAACGATATAGCAGGCGTGGGGGGAGTACTGTAACGCCTGCTGAATCGTCTCAATAACAATTTTGCCGTTGACCTGCAGCAGGTCATCTCGGCTCATGCCCGGCTTTCGCGGTAGCCCCGCTGTAATCACAACCACATCAGAGTGGGCCGTGTCCTGGTAGCTGTTAGTCCCCACAATTTGGCGGTTGTGGCCCTCGGAGCCCCTCGATTCCATCAAATCGAGAGCGACTCCCTGCGGGCGTCCTTCGACAATGTCGATCAGCACCACATCGGCCACATTGCGCTCTAAAATTCGCTGGGCGAGTGAACTGCCGACGTTACCTGCACCAACGATTGTTACCCGGCTTAAATGGCAAAACGGGGGTGGGCTAAAGGCAGTCATATTCCAGCTCACTACTAACGCCAGAGGGAGCAAACCTCCTCTCATACCTTGATTGTGAGCTGAACTACCCTGGGAAAAGAGAAATTTTAGGCAATACTTAACATGCCGGATGTCCCCTAGGAACAGCTGCTGGTTAAGTGCAGTTCACTGGAGGGATGAAGTGCGATCGCACCAGTAGACAGAACCTCTACCGGATTGGTGAGCACTAAGAAAATTTCTCTAGCTGATCCATCCGTAGCCAGACATTGGGAGCAGGCATATGGCCAAACTTGACCTGAGCGTAGTCATTGCGAATATCCACAATTTCTCCCCGCGTCTCAAACACATAGCTGGGGAAGCGAGCATCGCTCGCTTTGGCTTCCAAGCTGCTTTCTAGCTTTTCCCGAATAGCTCTAACTAGGTCACCACGCTTCAATGGAGCTGCCATAAGTCTACGAGGAATAACAATATCTCTGATTGTAAAGCCCAGCGTCGAGTCCCAAGCTTGTGGTGCCTGGATCTGATGATAGGGGTTGCTTACCGTTGACAGGAGGGGCAAAAATGGGCAGAGCGACCCGCCAGCTTCAGGCGCTCAATGGGCTTACTACAGACCCGGCAAGGTTTGCCCTCCCGGTCATATACCCAAGCTACACCGCCATAGTTGCCATTAACCCCATAGACATCTCGGAAATCGCTAAAGGTCGTGCCCCCGGCTTCAATGCTGGTCGTTAGAACTTGAAGAATGGCCTCATGCAAGCGTTTCGCGCGGCGCGGCCCGATTTGAGCGCAGAGAGTTTTGGGGCGAATGCCGCTCAGGAAAAGGGCCTCGTCAGCATAGATATTGCCAATCCCGGCAATCAGGGCCTGATCTAAGAGGGCATTTTTAATCGGACGCTGCCGCTGTTTCAACACCTGGGCTAGATAAGCGGGGGAAAACTGAGCATCAAAGGGTTCTGGCCCCAACCCGGCCAACCCAGAAATAATCGCTTCTGGAGCCTGCCCCGGCGGCACCCACCACATACGGCCAAAGGTTCGTTGATCAACAAAGCGGAGTTCTCGTCCGCCCTCAAAACACAGCCTGACTCTACAGTGAACGGGCAACGGCCCCTCTGGAGCAACCCACAGGAGTTGCCCTGTCATCCGTAGGTGAACTCCAAGCCAACCAGCGTCAGCCCCGCTAGCGTCAGCTAGCCG
The window above is part of the Pseudanabaena sp. FACHB-2040 genome. Proteins encoded here:
- the mdh gene encoding malate dehydrogenase, which codes for MTAFSPPPFCHLSRVTIVGAGNVGSSLAQRILERNVADVVLIDIVEGRPQGVALDLMESRGSEGHNRQIVGTNSYQDTAHSDVVVITAGLPRKPGMSRDDLLQVNGKIVIETIQQALQYSPHACYIVVTNPLDVMTYLAWKVSGLPAERVMGMAGVLDSARFQTFIAMELGVPPGDVSALVLGGHGDLMVPLPQYSTVSGIPVTELVDAATLERLIERTRNGGAEIVQLLKQGGAYYAPASAICVMVEAILYNQSRILPVAAYLEGQYGLEDLYLGVPCRIGQKGVETVLELSLTEAQHQALATSADSVKQNIDQALDQLLEFKIQR
- a CDS encoding NAD(P)H-quinone oxidoreductase subunit O, encoding MAAPLKRGDLVRAIREKLESSLEAKASDARFPSYVFETRGEIVDIRNDYAQVKFGHMPAPNVWLRMDQLEKFS
- a CDS encoding DNA-formamidopyrimidine glycosylase is translated as MPELPEVETVRRGLNRVTLGLSIRGGEVLLERTLSYPVSIEAFLAGLTGCSLKEWCRRGKYLLGRLADASGADAGWLGVHLRMTGQLLWVAPEGPLPVHCRVRLCFEGGRELRFVDQRTFGRMWWVPPGQAPEAIISGLAGLGPEPFDAQFSPAYLAQVLKQRQRPIKNALLDQALIAGIGNIYADEALFLSGIRPKTLCAQIGPRRAKRLHEAILQVLTTSIEAGGTTFSDFRDVYGVNGNYGGVAWVYDREGKPCRVCSKPIERLKLAGRSAHFCPSCQR